From the Cohaesibacter sp. ES.047 genome, one window contains:
- a CDS encoding tripartite tricarboxylate transporter substrate binding protein: MKHVLATASVIALALVGGAANAAEFPADTIEVVTHAGNGGGTDVTARMMMVKARRELGADMVVVNKKGGGGAVAMDYYLDLPADGNSILTFTIGHSATIAKGKTKMTLDDIRPIARATDDPQILMVKCGAYDSAESFVAAQKKAPIAYGTTHLGNIDDVSAFMFTIKGGMKTPKIIPFDGGAELATQLIAGAVQSAVLNLAEASSQIEAGDICPLVVLADERMAGLPEVTTAKELGIDVSFSTVRGFVVQKDVPDDVAKKLETALLKAMKSSVYQGYLESVGLDNTSVAGAEVWGKQLKTMDVDMRTALKELGFIE; the protein is encoded by the coding sequence ATGAAACATGTTCTAGCGACTGCATCCGTGATTGCACTCGCCCTCGTGGGAGGCGCAGCCAATGCGGCAGAATTTCCCGCTGACACCATCGAGGTCGTCACGCATGCAGGCAATGGTGGCGGGACTGATGTCACAGCCCGGATGATGATGGTCAAGGCGCGCCGCGAGTTGGGCGCGGACATGGTTGTCGTCAACAAAAAGGGTGGCGGCGGTGCCGTTGCTATGGACTATTATCTCGACCTGCCAGCAGACGGGAACTCGATTTTGACCTTCACGATCGGCCATTCGGCAACGATTGCGAAGGGCAAAACCAAAATGACCCTCGACGACATCCGTCCAATTGCCCGCGCGACCGATGACCCTCAGATCCTGATGGTCAAGTGTGGTGCCTACGACAGTGCGGAATCCTTTGTCGCCGCTCAGAAGAAAGCACCCATCGCTTACGGCACCACACATCTGGGTAATATCGATGACGTCTCGGCCTTCATGTTCACCATCAAGGGGGGCATGAAAACGCCCAAGATCATTCCTTTTGACGGTGGTGCAGAGCTCGCAACTCAGTTGATTGCCGGTGCGGTTCAGTCTGCTGTTCTCAATTTGGCTGAGGCAAGTTCCCAGATTGAGGCTGGCGACATTTGTCCACTCGTGGTTCTTGCTGACGAGCGCATGGCCGGTTTGCCGGAAGTGACAACCGCCAAAGAACTGGGCATTGATGTCAGCTTCTCCACGGTTCGTGGGTTCGTCGTACAAAAGGACGTGCCGGACGATGTAGCAAAGAAACTCGAAACTGCTTTGCTGAAAGCCATGAAAAGCAGTGTCTATCAGGGCTATCTTGAATCGGTGGGTCTCGACAACACCTCTGTCGCGGGCGCTGAAGTTTGGGGCAAGCAGCTCAAAACGATGGATGTCGACATGAGAACTGCCCTCAAGGAGCTGGGCTTTATCGAATAA
- a CDS encoding 4-hydroxythreonine-4-phosphate dehydrogenase PdxA, which translates to MDKGLRVAMAIGDAGGISPELAAKVIADPDANLDDLMIFADRRVVEQGAEIAGVEISIPTVSLDQLDGPLPEGSFLVDMANCDPATVKKGAASAEGGLASVQNFRAILLASNAGYADIAFFTPFNKSAMRLAQSDYVDEIGFIDATIHPKESGREFNVLDEVWNARVTSHVPLSAVAGLITEDKIYNSLCLTNKIMKGAGHPDPRIAVAALNPHAGDGRNFGTEDDDILHPAIERARAENMLVTGPVPSDTVFVRATRGEFDAVMTMYHDQGQIAMKLIGFDRGVTLIANYPFPIVTPAHGTAYDIAGKGIADLGATRNAVNLGRKLALMDRGGSRKASGEPLSLLVSRALDPDQKWETV; encoded by the coding sequence ATGGACAAAGGATTGAGAGTGGCAATGGCGATCGGGGATGCCGGAGGCATCAGTCCTGAATTGGCAGCAAAAGTCATTGCGGATCCGGATGCCAATCTCGATGATCTCATGATCTTCGCAGACCGACGTGTAGTGGAGCAGGGTGCCGAGATTGCGGGTGTAGAGATCAGTATACCCACCGTATCTCTTGATCAGCTTGATGGGCCGCTGCCAGAGGGTAGTTTTCTGGTCGATATGGCAAATTGCGATCCCGCTACGGTCAAGAAGGGAGCGGCTAGCGCTGAGGGCGGTCTTGCTTCGGTGCAGAATTTCCGTGCCATCTTGCTGGCGTCCAATGCCGGCTATGCAGATATCGCTTTCTTCACACCGTTCAACAAGTCTGCAATGCGACTTGCCCAGTCAGATTATGTCGACGAGATCGGTTTCATCGATGCGACGATCCACCCTAAGGAAAGCGGGCGCGAGTTCAACGTGCTTGATGAGGTATGGAATGCACGGGTGACATCCCATGTTCCTCTTTCTGCCGTCGCAGGATTGATCACCGAAGACAAAATCTACAACAGTCTCTGCCTGACCAACAAGATCATGAAGGGGGCCGGTCATCCGGATCCAAGAATTGCTGTTGCAGCCCTCAACCCCCATGCCGGGGACGGGCGCAATTTCGGGACTGAGGATGACGACATACTTCACCCTGCCATCGAGCGGGCCCGTGCCGAAAACATGCTTGTTACTGGCCCCGTGCCATCAGACACGGTCTTTGTGCGGGCGACGCGAGGCGAGTTCGATGCGGTAATGACCATGTATCACGATCAGGGGCAGATCGCCATGAAACTGATCGGCTTTGATCGCGGCGTCACCCTGATAGCCAACTATCCGTTTCCAATCGTCACACCAGCGCATGGCACCGCATATGACATTGCAGGAAAAGGGATTGCCGATCTCGGTGCGACGCGCAACGCGGTCAATCTTGGCCGGAAATTGGCGCTCATGGATCGGGGAGGATCCAGGAAAGCCAGTGGTGAGCCGCTATCCCTGCTCGTGTCCCGAGCACTTGATCCTGATCAGAAATGGGAAACAGTTTAG
- a CDS encoding GntR family transcriptional regulator: MQELTLHSAGPVAIEKLALHDQVANQIRDMIIEGYLEPGSRIDEVALANELGVSRTPFREALRTLGAEGLVVSQRSKGCVVREFTAKDVQDMLEFLAHTEKLAGRLVCQKASDADIEDLLAIHERMLEFWNERDRMPYYKLNQQFHSKLSSYAGNGALSETQANLQARLKRIRFMGNQHTDFWDDAVSEHQDMIDALKKRDGDRLGFILEQHILNSWTRVKHLF, encoded by the coding sequence TTGCAAGAATTGACATTGCATTCGGCTGGACCAGTCGCCATTGAGAAGCTGGCATTACACGATCAAGTGGCAAACCAGATTCGCGATATGATCATCGAAGGATATTTGGAACCTGGATCGAGGATCGACGAAGTTGCTCTCGCGAATGAATTGGGGGTATCCAGGACGCCATTTCGCGAGGCCCTTCGCACCCTTGGGGCGGAAGGGCTCGTCGTTTCCCAACGCTCAAAGGGGTGCGTTGTACGGGAGTTCACAGCCAAAGATGTGCAGGATATGCTCGAGTTTTTGGCCCATACAGAGAAGCTTGCCGGACGACTGGTTTGCCAGAAGGCGTCGGACGCAGACATTGAAGATCTGCTGGCCATTCATGAACGGATGCTCGAGTTTTGGAACGAGCGAGACCGAATGCCCTATTACAAGCTTAATCAGCAGTTTCATTCAAAGCTGTCATCATATGCTGGCAATGGTGCGCTGTCTGAAACGCAAGCCAATCTGCAGGCACGCCTCAAGCGCATCCGGTTTATGGGCAATCAACACACAGACTTCTGGGACGATGCGGTGAGTGAGCATCAGGATATGATTGATGCCTTGAAGAAACGCGACGGAGACCGCCTTGGCTTCATCCTTGAGCAGCACATCCTCAATTCCTGGACCCGCGTCAAACACCTCTTTTAG
- a CDS encoding terminase small subunit yields MVAPKGNRYWAKRRRNGRKPLYETPDQLWRACVKYFEWVEATPLKQEEIIKYRDRYERIELNKMRAMSKKGLCVFLDIDPKTWEGYKTRGEDFFRIITRVEDIIWDQKFTGAAAGILNGNIIARELPLGDKEAEEPEAPAALHPGHGQGHHRTHGQHKG; encoded by the coding sequence ATGGTGGCGCCGAAGGGAAACAGATATTGGGCCAAGCGCCGCCGGAATGGCCGCAAGCCGCTTTACGAGACGCCGGACCAGCTCTGGCGGGCCTGTGTCAAATACTTCGAGTGGGTGGAAGCAACCCCGCTCAAGCAGGAAGAGATCATCAAATACCGGGATCGCTATGAGCGCATCGAACTCAACAAGATGCGGGCCATGAGCAAGAAGGGATTATGTGTCTTTCTCGACATAGATCCGAAGACCTGGGAAGGTTACAAAACAAGGGGTGAAGATTTTTTCCGTATCATAACGCGGGTGGAAGACATCATCTGGGACCAGAAGTTTACCGGCGCAGCCGCGGGCATTCTCAATGGCAATATCATCGCCCGTGAACTCCCCCTTGGCGACAAGGAAGCCGAAGAGCCCGAAGCCCCCGCGGCCCTCCACCCAGGACATGGCCAAGGCCATCATCGAACTCATGGCCAGCACAAAGGCTAA
- a CDS encoding IS256 family transposase has protein sequence MSIDKALLDHLMEGRKAGDLFGEDGILQELTKALAERALSAELDEHLTEERADAPPEGANQAPNRRNGRSQKTVTTDSGKVILDIPRDRNGSFDPLLIAKYQRRFPEFDTKIISMYARGMTTREIQGHIEDIYGIEASPSLISAITDAVMEEVTAWQNRPLEPCYPIVFMDAIRVKIRTDGVVLNKAVFVALAVLPDGTRDVLGLWFQANEGAKFWAKVLSDLRNRGVQDILIAVVDGLKGFPQAIEAAFPQTQVQTCIVHLLRHSMSFASYKDRKAVAAALKAVYTAVDAAAAETALAEFENSDLAAKYPAIAPSWRRTWNEVIPFLDYPPQVRRLIYTTNAIEALNSKIRRAVRSRGHFPSDEAAAKLIYLALNATSVEWKRSVREWHSVKSQFAIMFEDRFQMA, from the coding sequence ATGAGCATCGACAAAGCCCTTTTGGATCATCTGATGGAAGGCCGCAAAGCGGGCGATCTGTTCGGAGAGGACGGGATTCTGCAAGAACTGACCAAGGCGCTGGCCGAACGAGCCCTGAGCGCCGAACTGGACGAGCATCTGACCGAAGAACGCGCCGATGCGCCGCCTGAAGGCGCGAACCAGGCGCCAAATCGTCGCAATGGCCGCAGCCAGAAGACGGTGACCACCGACAGCGGGAAGGTCATTCTCGACATTCCCCGTGACCGCAACGGCAGCTTTGATCCTCTGCTGATCGCCAAGTATCAGCGCCGCTTTCCCGAGTTCGACACCAAGATCATCAGCATGTACGCGCGCGGGATGACGACCCGCGAGATCCAGGGGCATATCGAGGATATCTATGGTATAGAGGCGTCCCCGAGCCTGATTTCGGCGATCACCGATGCCGTGATGGAGGAAGTGACCGCCTGGCAGAACCGCCCGCTGGAACCGTGTTATCCGATTGTGTTCATGGACGCGATCCGGGTCAAGATCCGCACCGACGGCGTGGTTCTGAACAAGGCGGTTTTTGTGGCCCTGGCTGTTCTCCCGGACGGCACCCGCGACGTTCTGGGGCTTTGGTTCCAGGCCAATGAGGGTGCCAAGTTCTGGGCTAAAGTTCTCAGCGATCTGCGCAACCGTGGCGTTCAGGACATTCTCATCGCCGTCGTGGACGGTCTGAAGGGCTTCCCCCAGGCCATCGAGGCAGCCTTTCCTCAGACCCAGGTCCAGACCTGTATCGTGCATCTGCTGCGCCATTCCATGAGCTTTGCCAGCTACAAGGATCGCAAGGCCGTCGCAGCGGCTCTTAAGGCTGTCTACACCGCTGTGGACGCAGCAGCCGCGGAGACTGCGCTGGCGGAGTTCGAAAACAGCGACCTTGCCGCCAAATACCCGGCAATCGCGCCGAGTTGGCGCCGGACTTGGAACGAGGTGATCCCGTTCCTTGACTATCCGCCCCAAGTGCGCAGGCTGATCTACACCACGAACGCCATTGAAGCACTGAACTCGAAAATCCGCCGGGCCGTTCGCTCCCGCGGGCATTTCCCCAGTGACGAGGCAGCTGCGAAATTGATTTATCTCGCCCTGAATGCTACTTCTGTGGAATGGAAACGCTCCGTGCGCGAATGGCACTCAGTGAAAAGCCAGTTCGCAATAATGTTCGAAGATCGTTTCCAAATGGCGTAA
- the istA gene encoding IS21 family transposase, with amino-acid sequence MPRRKQVRRTTVQDIREILRLTHDPGLSTREVSARMKLSKTTVATYLHRARDAGLNSWPIPADRDDDEQLRAALFQNVGRPPRDDAEPDWRHIATELKRKGVTLTLLWEEYRAVHPEGYGYTWFCTRFREFECRANPRFRNRHEAGAAIQTDYAGHTIPVFDPATGEAYQAQIFVAVLGASNYTFAWASRSQKLPDWIDAQVRSLKFFGGVTKAIICDNLKAAVATPLWFEPSLTATFEAMATHYDTTILPTRPRKPRDKAKVEGAVLIVERWILARLRNQQFFSIEALNNTIAELLVVLNNKQMRRIGRSRKELFEEIERPALRLLPDTPFEYAEWKRAKVHLDYHVEILRGFYSVPHKLIGRQVDVRLTHRVVEIFCNHERVAVHQRRRDRGGHSTITQHMPKAHQRHAGMTPQTLVAQAARIGYHTALLVERLMRDRPHPEQGFRSALGGVSLQRRFGTDRLEAACQRALTCETVRYKSVQSILVSGLDKAPAHQEPAPPAPSHDNIRGATYYQ; translated from the coding sequence ATGCCCCGACGCAAGCAAGTGAGGCGCACGACTGTGCAAGATATACGAGAGATATTACGGCTGACGCATGATCCGGGGCTTTCTACACGAGAGGTCTCTGCGCGAATGAAGCTGAGCAAGACAACCGTTGCCACCTACCTTCACCGAGCCCGTGACGCTGGCTTGAACAGCTGGCCAATACCAGCCGATCGCGATGATGACGAGCAATTGCGGGCAGCCCTGTTTCAGAATGTAGGTCGACCACCGCGTGACGATGCAGAACCTGATTGGCGCCATATTGCGACGGAATTGAAGCGCAAGGGTGTGACCCTGACCTTGCTCTGGGAGGAATATAGGGCGGTCCATCCCGAAGGTTACGGCTATACTTGGTTCTGCACTCGTTTCAGGGAATTCGAGTGCCGGGCCAATCCCCGTTTTCGCAACCGGCATGAAGCGGGTGCGGCCATTCAGACCGATTATGCCGGCCACACTATTCCGGTTTTTGATCCTGCGACCGGAGAGGCATATCAGGCCCAGATTTTCGTCGCAGTCCTCGGAGCCTCGAACTACACATTTGCCTGGGCCTCTCGAAGCCAGAAGCTGCCGGACTGGATTGATGCGCAAGTTCGGTCACTGAAGTTTTTCGGCGGCGTTACCAAGGCCATCATTTGCGACAATCTCAAGGCCGCCGTGGCCACACCATTGTGGTTCGAGCCATCGCTAACTGCCACCTTTGAAGCCATGGCAACCCATTACGACACGACCATTTTGCCGACACGACCACGTAAGCCGCGCGACAAGGCAAAGGTGGAAGGAGCGGTTCTGATTGTCGAACGTTGGATCCTGGCCCGGCTGCGCAATCAGCAATTCTTCTCGATTGAAGCGTTGAACAATACCATCGCGGAATTGCTGGTGGTGCTCAACAACAAGCAAATGCGGCGGATCGGAAGATCCCGCAAGGAACTGTTTGAAGAGATTGAACGGCCTGCCCTGCGTCTGTTGCCCGACACTCCATTTGAATATGCCGAATGGAAACGGGCCAAGGTGCATCTCGACTATCATGTCGAGATTTTACGAGGTTTCTATTCCGTCCCTCACAAGCTAATCGGACGGCAGGTTGATGTCCGGCTAACCCATCGTGTTGTCGAGATATTTTGCAATCATGAGCGGGTTGCAGTTCATCAGCGCAGGCGGGATCGGGGTGGCCATTCCACGATTACACAGCATATGCCCAAGGCCCACCAGCGTCACGCAGGCATGACGCCTCAAACCCTCGTCGCTCAGGCTGCCCGCATTGGATATCACACCGCCCTGTTGGTGGAACGCCTGATGCGAGATCGGCCACACCCCGAGCAGGGTTTCCGCTCGGCACTGGGGGGGGTGAGCCTACAACGCCGGTTCGGAACAGACAGACTGGAAGCAGCCTGTCAAAGGGCTCTGACATGCGAGACGGTCAGATACAAATCCGTTCAATCCATCCTGGTATCCGGTCTCGACAAGGCACCCGCGCACCAGGAACCCGCCCCTCCAGCACCGAGCCACGACAATATCCGAGGCGCAACCTACTACCAGTAA
- the istB gene encoding IS21-like element helper ATPase IstB: MLTHPTLNQMAALGMTGMAQAWKSLNEQDPGQSLDRNEWLGLMLDQEVASRADKRFANRLRNAKMRFPDACIEDISFAANRGLDQSKILSLAQGDWIKAHEQIILTGQTGTGKTWLACAFGRQSARLDYSVFYVRMPRLFEDMAMARLDGRFPRLVDKLARVQLLILDDWRTHSLTDQQRLDLLELFEERYQRKSTIITAQLPVSAWHEMIGEPTIADAILDQIIHNAHRIELKGDSMRRSEENQNLTQQTEQETINPQT, encoded by the coding sequence ATGCTGACACACCCGACATTGAACCAAATGGCCGCACTCGGCATGACCGGAATGGCACAAGCTTGGAAGAGCCTGAATGAACAAGATCCTGGGCAATCCCTAGATCGGAATGAATGGCTTGGCCTTATGCTCGACCAGGAAGTAGCATCCCGAGCCGACAAGCGTTTTGCCAACAGGCTGCGCAATGCAAAAATGCGCTTTCCTGATGCATGCATCGAAGACATCAGCTTCGCTGCCAATCGTGGCCTTGATCAGAGCAAAATCCTTTCTCTCGCTCAAGGAGACTGGATTAAGGCTCATGAACAAATCATTCTCACAGGGCAAACCGGAACCGGCAAAACATGGCTCGCCTGCGCCTTCGGACGCCAATCCGCCAGGCTCGACTATTCCGTCTTTTATGTCAGAATGCCCCGCCTGTTTGAGGACATGGCCATGGCCCGTCTCGATGGGCGCTTTCCAAGGCTGGTCGACAAACTTGCTCGCGTCCAGTTGCTCATCCTGGATGACTGGAGAACCCATTCGCTCACAGACCAGCAGCGCCTCGATCTGCTCGAGCTCTTCGAGGAAAGATACCAACGCAAATCAACCATCATCACGGCTCAACTTCCCGTTTCGGCATGGCACGAGATGATCGGCGAGCCGACAATTGCCGATGCCATCCTTGATCAAATTATTCACAATGCGCACCGAATAGAGCTCAAAGGGGACAGTATGAGGCGATCAGAAGAAAATCAGAACTTGACCCAACAAACAGAACAGGAAACCATCAATCCACAAACCTGA
- a CDS encoding FliM/FliN family flagellar motor switch protein produces MTNLDSIAIDISVELGATTIPIHQLLRMGRGAVIELDAHEEDDCLIKANDTPVALGQVILRGEKVGISITKVLNRSADWRPLRGIARVEG; encoded by the coding sequence GTGACAAATCTTGATAGCATTGCGATCGATATCTCCGTCGAGTTGGGCGCCACCACCATTCCGATTCATCAGCTTCTGCGCATGGGTCGCGGTGCTGTGATCGAACTGGATGCGCATGAGGAAGATGATTGCCTGATCAAGGCCAATGACACGCCCGTTGCGCTGGGGCAGGTGATCCTGCGGGGCGAAAAGGTCGGAATTTCGATCACCAAGGTTCTCAACCGCAGCGCCGACTGGCGTCCGTTGCGCGGTATTGCTCGCGTCGAAGGATAG
- the lipB gene encoding lipoyl(octanoyl) transferase LipB: MHANGPDTVEWLISDDLVPYPEALAFMEARIADIAAGKARECVWLLEHPPLYTAGTSADPVDLVSPDRFDVFETGRGGQYTYHGPGQRVAYVMLNLKRRAQDVRLFVATLEQWIINTLEAHNIRGERREDRVGVWVARPEKGQGVEDKIAAIGIRVRKWVTFHGISLNVEPDLEHYGGIVPCGIAKHGVTSFVDLGYPVTLADVDMTLREEFETLFGPTA, from the coding sequence ATGCATGCCAACGGCCCGGATACAGTTGAATGGCTGATTTCCGACGATCTGGTGCCCTACCCCGAAGCGCTCGCCTTCATGGAAGCGCGCATTGCGGACATCGCGGCAGGAAAAGCACGCGAGTGCGTCTGGCTGCTTGAGCATCCACCGCTTTATACGGCGGGGACCAGCGCCGACCCCGTCGATCTGGTGTCACCGGATCGATTCGATGTCTTTGAGACCGGGCGCGGCGGACAATATACCTACCACGGCCCCGGCCAACGGGTCGCCTATGTCATGCTCAACCTCAAGCGCCGAGCCCAGGATGTCCGCCTGTTTGTGGCAACCCTTGAGCAGTGGATCATCAACACGTTGGAAGCCCACAACATTCGTGGCGAAAGGCGGGAGGATCGCGTCGGTGTCTGGGTCGCCCGGCCAGAAAAGGGACAGGGCGTCGAAGACAAGATTGCAGCGATCGGCATCCGAGTGCGCAAATGGGTGACGTTCCACGGCATCAGCCTCAATGTCGAACCGGACCTTGAGCATTATGGCGGCATCGTTCCGTGCGGCATTGCCAAGCATGGCGTGACCAGCTTTGTCGATCTTGGCTATCCGGTCACTCTCGCCGATGTCGACATGACCCTGAGGGAAGAGTTTGAGACGCTTTTTGGGCCAACAGCCTAG
- a CDS encoding Flp family type IVb pilin has product MSKQTLLSFLKDERASVAIEYLMLTGILGLGWAAAGKEYQNQVVQLFDRVSLSLHRIDF; this is encoded by the coding sequence ATGTCCAAACAGACGCTGTTGTCCTTTCTGAAGGACGAAAGAGCGAGCGTGGCCATTGAATACCTCATGCTGACCGGCATTTTGGGACTTGGATGGGCCGCAGCGGGAAAAGAGTATCAGAACCAAGTGGTTCAACTTTTCGACCGGGTTTCCCTGTCTTTACACCGCATCGACTTTTAA
- a CDS encoding acetyl/propionyl/methylcrotonyl-CoA carboxylase subunit alpha, whose product MFEKILIANRGEIACRVIKSAQKMGIKTVAVYSDADEDALHVQLADEAVRLGPPPATESYLLGDKIIEACKTTGAEAVHPGYGFLSENAAFCEALTDAGITFIGPPPNAIRAMGDKIESKKFALDAKVSTVPGDMGVIEDPDDAVRIAREIGYPVMIKASAGGGGKGMRVAWDDGEAREGFQLARSEAKSSFGDDRCFIEKFVVGPRHIEIQVLADTHGHAIHLNERECSIQRRNQKVIEEAPSSFLDPKTRKAMGDQAVALAKAVGYHSAGTVEFIVDKDKNFYFLEMNTRLQVEHPVTELITGVDLVEQMIRIAAGEPLTLQQTDVPINGWAIESRIYAEDPFRGFLPSIGRLVDYRPPRESEVDGLTIRNDTGVVPGSEISMFYDPMIAKLCTHGQSRIEAIDHMSQALDAFYVDGIDHNVPFLSALMQHPRWRSGDITTGFIAEEYPDGFEGAMLDIETEVALACVAMSMEIVRQDRLMHFRLAKELDEMAMHEYWVVAFSKERRHELRYCGGLPSTPIDMEIQLPVGKVVSVRSDWVPGQKLWTGTVDNVPMVVQVRSGLNSYRLFHQGVREVVKVMRPHVAEMEAILPIRGQPDTSNLLLCPMPGLVVSIAVKEGQTVQTGEPLATVEAMKMENVLRAEREQVVAKILVQPGASLAVDDVIMEFETEEDGDEEASEKAHKKANEKIS is encoded by the coding sequence ATGTTCGAGAAAATTCTGATTGCCAATCGCGGTGAAATCGCTTGCCGCGTAATCAAATCAGCTCAGAAGATGGGCATCAAGACCGTTGCGGTTTATTCCGATGCCGATGAGGATGCACTGCATGTGCAGTTGGCTGATGAGGCTGTGCGACTGGGGCCGCCACCTGCGACCGAGTCCTATCTGCTTGGGGACAAGATCATTGAAGCCTGCAAGACGACCGGGGCAGAGGCGGTGCATCCGGGCTATGGGTTTCTATCGGAGAATGCCGCCTTCTGCGAGGCTCTGACTGACGCGGGCATCACCTTTATCGGTCCGCCGCCGAACGCCATTCGCGCCATGGGCGACAAGATCGAATCCAAGAAATTTGCCCTTGATGCCAAGGTGTCGACCGTACCGGGCGACATGGGGGTGATCGAAGACCCTGATGACGCGGTGCGCATCGCCAGAGAGATCGGCTATCCTGTGATGATCAAGGCCTCTGCTGGCGGCGGCGGCAAGGGCATGCGGGTAGCGTGGGATGATGGCGAAGCCCGAGAAGGATTCCAGCTCGCGCGCTCGGAGGCGAAATCGTCCTTTGGAGATGATCGTTGCTTTATCGAGAAATTCGTCGTCGGGCCCCGGCATATCGAGATTCAGGTGCTGGCGGACACGCATGGCCATGCGATCCACCTCAATGAACGCGAATGCTCCATTCAGCGCCGAAACCAGAAGGTGATCGAGGAGGCGCCGTCGTCTTTCCTTGACCCCAAAACGCGCAAGGCGATGGGGGATCAGGCTGTCGCACTGGCCAAGGCCGTGGGATATCATTCCGCCGGGACTGTGGAGTTCATTGTCGACAAGGACAAGAATTTCTACTTCCTGGAAATGAACACCCGCCTGCAGGTCGAGCATCCGGTGACCGAACTGATCACCGGTGTCGACCTTGTCGAGCAGATGATCCGGATTGCAGCGGGGGAGCCTTTGACCCTGCAACAGACTGATGTGCCGATCAACGGCTGGGCCATCGAGTCCCGTATTTATGCCGAGGATCCGTTTCGCGGCTTTCTGCCATCAATCGGGCGACTGGTCGACTATCGACCACCACGGGAGAGCGAAGTGGATGGCCTGACCATTCGCAACGACACCGGCGTTGTTCCGGGATCCGAGATATCGATGTTCTATGATCCCATGATCGCCAAGCTCTGCACCCACGGGCAGAGCCGCATTGAGGCCATCGACCACATGTCTCAGGCGCTTGATGCTTTCTATGTTGATGGGATCGATCATAATGTCCCGTTCCTGTCGGCCTTGATGCAGCATCCGCGCTGGCGATCCGGTGACATCACGACGGGCTTCATCGCCGAGGAATATCCCGATGGCTTTGAAGGGGCGATGCTTGATATCGAGACGGAGGTGGCGCTTGCATGCGTTGCCATGTCGATGGAGATCGTGCGGCAGGATCGCCTGATGCATTTTCGTCTGGCCAAGGAGCTGGACGAGATGGCCATGCACGAATATTGGGTTGTTGCCTTTTCCAAGGAGCGGCGGCATGAGCTGCGCTATTGTGGCGGCTTGCCCTCAACCCCGATCGACATGGAGATCCAGTTGCCGGTTGGCAAGGTCGTCTCGGTGCGCTCCGACTGGGTTCCGGGGCAAAAGCTATGGACTGGCACCGTTGATAATGTGCCGATGGTTGTTCAGGTGCGCTCAGGGCTTAACAGCTATCGACTGTTCCATCAGGGGGTGAGGGAGGTCGTCAAGGTGATGCGGCCCCATGTTGCCGAGATGGAAGCCATTTTGCCAATTCGTGGCCAGCCGGATACGTCCAACCTTCTGCTTTGTCCGATGCCCGGGCTGGTGGTTTCGATTGCCGTAAAGGAAGGCCAGACCGTTCAGACCGGTGAACCTCTGGCAACCGTTGAAGCCATGAAAATGGAGAATGTGCTAAGGGCCGAGCGGGAGCAGGTGGTTGCCAAGATCCTTGTCCAGCCGGGGGCCAGTCTTGCCGTTGACGATGTCATCATGGAATTCGAAACCGAAGAGGACGGTGACGAGGAGGCCAGTGAGAAAGCCCATAAGAAAGCCAATGAGAAAATTAGTTAG